ATGCTGCAAATGTGCTGTTGCAGACTTGCTTGCAGTAAATCTGTAGCAAAGTGGATAATCCACACACTGCTGAAAAAATGTTCAACTTATGACTTGGGGAGCACATGGTGGAATCCACAGAAAAATCTGAAACAAATCTGCGTGTACAGTAACTTAAGTGGATTTGTCCACAGAATCACAACAAATGCCACAAATTACATCTACAGTAAAGGTGTTTTCTGGTAAATAACATGTAATCATTGGATAATGAAAAAGTAACTTATGTTCTTTGTGCATAGACTCTCCAACATTCTTGCTGTAACTCTTTGCATTTAAGTCGAGGGCGAGTTTGCCGTCCGTGTGATAACACATACAATTGTGTGAATAACATACATGTAGCTACAGGCGAATTACTTCCCAATATTGGAAGTCCTGCATCAGGAAGGGTTGCCCCAACCAAATGAAAAATTGTGGATGCAGACAGCCTAAGATTTGTGCCAATACATCCAGTTTCTCAACTGACTGGCTGCTTTGTATTGGCCTCATCACTTAGAAGCAATTATTCTCACGACAGGCATGGAGAAGAagaatggaaaaacaaaaaaatatcttcTGAATGAGCACCACAAAAAGCAAACATgcttttttggtgcatttttcatTATAGTTGGCAAATACCTCCGACATATGCCACTGTTTAGCTATTTAGTGGCATAGGCTCCTATTTAAGAAAACAATACTACATTGTATATTTTTACTGGATCCTTCTGTATGAGATTGAGCAGCAGACTGTGCAATGCCAtatagcaaacaaaaaaaaagaaagtatactGACATATAGTAGCCCAATAGATGCCAAGAAGATACACTTTTGGCCTCTGTTGGGAACCTATATGCCAGCTTTCCTAGTCCATATGGCAAACAGAGACACTGCAAAATGCAGGCATGAGGAACAAGGCAATTTCTTCCCGAAAGATATGAATGACCAGCAGTTTAGGTAGGGCACTGGCTCTTATTAAAatgaccagtcctgtatggagacttactggaagtggtTTGGAGACTTATTTGCAATGCTTCATGGGAAGGCGGTATATACCAAGGAAAAATAAGTAGGTTGCTAGGGCTACCTTGTGGAAGTAACTCCCTATGAATCAAAATCCATCTACAGCTGGATATATGGTTTGGCTATTTTCCCGTGACATATCCCAAGGCTTGGTAAAAAGTCTGATTTTTGCCATacagggagccacttccacaaggtggcgctagcaAGATGGTTCTCGTTCCTTTGAAGAAACTTCCTTGCATATTCATTTCCCTTCGAGCAATGCCAATAAATCGTCATTCCATGGAGTACTGCCAGTAAGTATCCAGAGTACCCCATCTAAGCTGCATCCAAGGCATTGCACCCAGCTAGCCAGAATCCTAATCTGTACTGAAGAGGTACAGATTAGGAACGATTGTCTACGGATGGATATCTGGcatggctatattcccttgtcatgTCCTAAGGCTTGGATTTTGACTCAAAGGgtgccacttccacaaggtggcactagcaagatggttctctttccttggaAGATACTTATCTGCATAATGACCATTGGTAAAACAGAAATTGCAACTTGGCAATTATGTTTAATTTACTTCAGTTGTGACCACCAAAATGTTAGAAATGTGTTCTTTACTTACAGTGTTACAGTCATTTAAGCAAAATTGACAAGACCAACAGAAACAATGTTGGTAGTCACTTTTGAGTATGGAGGAAATGCTCATTAGGCAGTGCTGAATTTCAGACACCACCCCACTTTAGAATTTATGTAATGCAAATAATAACAACCCACAAACACGTTTATATAAAAACAGGTAGTTAATGTTGGTACTATTCTGGCTGGATGTCATTGGAGAAGCAGTCTAGTTACCCAGATAGGGCATACCTGAATGTGGAAGTGTGGGCAGGACTGGGGGTCACTACAGAACGGTTATAAAATGATGAGGTACTGGTGGAAGTTGATGTTGTAAACCTGGCCATTACTGTCATCAAGGCCGCCTTACATTCTGCCTTCCACCGAGGTGACATTTCTCTGAGAGAGGGGAGGAGGCTCTTGAGGAACAGCAGATCGCCATCCTCATTATCCCACTGTTGTCTCTGCTCTATTTGCCACATCTGATCCTTCTGTTCTTCACTGTAGGAGACCTGTTGTTCGTGCATGTTGGATAGCATCATGAGGACATTATCTGCAAAGTCAGCCACTTCCCTTCTGCTCTTCCTGGCTGCTTTACCTCCCCTTCTGGTTTCCCAAACTGTCTGATGGTGGAATGTCTCCAATGGGGGGTCTGTGAAAGATGGCTGGGATGGGCCCTGGAGAGGCACGTCACTCTCCTCCGCAGCAGTGGTGGCAGACTCTTCAAGCTCTGGTTCATACGGAAGTGACTCCGAGTCAGACTCCCTCACATTGGTAGAAGACCTGAGAGGATAAATGGCTTACATTTAAATGAACTGACCTACAGAGACATTTAGAAAAAGTGCAGCAATAACAACACCTACTGCCTCTGATCAGCCGCCTTTCTCAGAAATTCAAGGTTTTCCATATATGTGTAGGTTTTCCTTTTAGGGGCCATAGAACCACTGGGAAGCTTTCTCATCTCTGCCAGCTCCCGCATGAAACGATCCCTGAGGGATCGCCATCTTGTCTGTATTTGCTTTTCTGTTTTAGACAAAGATTGTAAGTTAGACTTTATGTTAAAACTGGTCATAGGCAAGATTTAGGCATGATACTCCAAGCACACTTTTTTATTTGTATGCTTAAATGTGTTAAAAGAAGTGGCATACACAACGATTGTGCATTAGCATTACCCCCACTCTGCTAAAAGCCTTGCCTAGTACAGGGACTCCTTTTAGTGGAGAAAGCCCAggcaggagttctgcagagctCATCGCTTCTCCTACCTGTGCCCACTCCACAAAAGCCTGACATAGCACATCGAATATGCTATGCCAGTCTTTGGCAGAGCGGAGCTAGCACAGGCAGGGGCTGTGGTGTGTGCTCCTGTCTGTACATCACCCACTGTGGTCCCACAGTGGAACCCATGCTCCACTGAGATGTCAGCAGTATACAAGTATATGGTTTCCAAAGAGTTATAGACATCTGAACTTCAGGTGCCTTTATTGTAAGGGAaacgtgaaaaaaaaagtgtattacaACTGTTCATTTTACggcatttagaatattttttatttgtgtattTAAATGTTGAGGTACACTTTAACAGCTTCTTTTGTGAGGTGTGCATTATTTTGGACACAATGAGGTTATAGCGATCTTTACAAATCAGCTACTGTTAACACCAGATTCAAACATTAGCCGACCCTACAGCCTGTTCCAGCATAAATGGCGACTGTTGGCCAGGTAAACACCACGGCATGCAGCTGTATTTGTCCAGCCAAAACActgcatttatgccggaaagAGGTTGGATCACCACCAGattccattacagtcaatggggatctggcagTATTAGGCAATACCTGATATAGTGAAatatggcaggctgttctctgccggagaaTGAGTTGCTGCTTGCTAAAGGGTTTTACTACGATACGGAAAAAAGTGTTAATGGGCCTAATTGTCATTCATGGTGACAACACATCATGTTAATGCAGCAGCCAACAGATGTTGCTGGACCTGCCTGTGACATGCTGTCCCCATGAATGACACATCAAAACATAGCTTGGCAAACAAGCAGTGAGGGACAGAGGAGGCCTGCAGAGTGGGAACAGAGGAGAATTGGTCAGATAagcatattaaattttttttaatatatttattttgggCCCATAACAAGCTTTTTTCCAGGTAATGAAACCCATCCTCCTCCCCTGCATGcatatatcttatatatatagTAGCTGTAGCTTCCCCAGATTTACACATACCATACGGCGCTTTCTCCTTTCGAGAGAACTCGTCCCAGTCCGGTACCAGAGTCTGGAAGATGGATTCCCATATGCGACGGGTGACTACCCGGTCAGAGTGTCCTGGGTCTGTCCGATCCCAAAGGGCAGGATTCTGTTTCACCAGTTCAATCAGCTGATGAACATTGATGGGAATCTTATCACTCCCCCTTCTGCGCTGCTTGGTGCGGAGCTAAACATCATAGAAACATGTCAAAATTTCTATAATatattagttttaaaaaaaacaaacaaaaaaaactggcaCAACATTTATAGGAAATTACCCGGGTGCAATCCCAGCTCTGGTCTTGACTGTGGTCCTAGAAACCATAAAAAGTACAACTAGTAAAAGAAATACACTGTTCTATATGATAAATAAATTGTACATAAAAAATTACCCAGCTATGGTCACGTTTGCGGCCTCTGCTCGTCTTCCTGATTCCCTCTCGCATCATTCTGTTCCTGTTAGGCTTTTATCTTTCCAGTCTCTTCGATTCAAGCTCCTCTCGATGTCTAAACAACCCCACACCCTCCCCTCACCTCTCGTTTCCTTTTCCtggatacaaaaaaaataaaaacagattaaaaaCAGATGATGATGGATTGTCATCTGTTTTCTGTCCGCTTCCATCGACGGTCAACCTACAATCATATCTCATCCTCAGTGCTTTCAAGATTCACAAAATGTGAGTTTGCACATAGACATAGCCTATACACAAAAGCTTATTCACAGAAAGCcagaacattttttatttttttttaaagttagaaGAAATTGAACATTCACAACATATACATTATATTCAAGGCAAAAATGCCGGATATGTGATCTGCACTGATCAAAATCTGGTGAAGATACTGGAATTAGAGTATTacagagatttttttaaaatttgtaaaatatggtataaaataagaaaaggAGTTGTACTCACCTTTCATGTTCTCTGGTCCGCTGCACGCACTCCAGATCAGAGAGGGAGCCCGTCACTAACTGTAGCCAACTTCCCACCTAAACAGCCGgcattggagaaaactcagatgccAGCAGCTTCACTTCCTACTCGCTGCAgtctagggctgcaacgagtacTCGACTAAAtcaagtaattcgacacaaaaaaaatcctcaatgcaaattttttgcagcgAGGAAtcgtttgtgtcacgtgaccacggagcaggagtgaagggcttgctattactcccgctccgtggtctcctgCTGCGCTCGGAATACTCACAtttccagcagggggcctgcGGACACTCCCCAGCACATCCATGGTCCCGCACTGCGctgacctcctgacgtacgcatgccgtgacctgacgcgctgtgtgacgtcaggcacagagcagcgcggaacgatggagtgtcggcggCGCCCCTAGTGGAAAGGCAAGTTGGTGCAACCAATGATGCTGTACACTctgggtgtcaggaggagcaggggggacagctgctggcacaagagggggggggggagatgatgATGACTCAAGGTGGGCCAGCTGCTGGCACTGAggtgggggggagctgatggcactgaggtggggggagagctgatggcactgaggtggggggagagctgatggcactgaggtgggggagagctgatggcactgaggtggggggagagctgatggcactgaggtggggggagagctgatggcactgaggtggggggagagctgatggcactgaggtggggggagagctgatggcactgaggtggggggagagctgatggcactgaggtgggggagagctgatggcactgaggtggggggagagctgatggcactgaggtggggggagagctgatggcactgaggtggggggagagctgaaggcactgaggtggggggagagctgaaggcactgaggtggggggagagctgaaggcactgaggtggggggagagctgaaggcactgaggtgggggagagctgaaggcactgaggtgggggagagctgaaggcactgaggtggggagagctgaaggcattgaggagggggagagctgaaggcactgagggagtggagctgatggaactggggtggaagagagctgatggcactggggtggaggagagctgatggcacggggggctgatggcactgggggatagtggagctgatggcaccggggggaactgatgcacttgggctgatcgcacaggtggggacgaagggtgttggggactgatggtagggggtctgatgagtttttataagggaaaacagtctattaattcatttttacttattagattactcgattaatcgtaaaaaataaaaatcgatagaatattcgatttctaaaataatcgtttactgcagtcAATAGCTCCCTATCACCATCGGCACCCTGCGAACGCAATAATGGGGTGCAGATGCGCTGCCATGGCAGTGAGGGCCTAACACAGGTCCCCAGGTCTGCCATGACTATTTCTACTaaaccaggggtggccaacctgtggctcttgagccacatgcggctcttttctTCTTCAAGTGAGGCCCTAGCTGTGAAGCCAGCaagcactctccaccccatgctcagatctcttttcctgatcaggcactgttactactttgcagctccagctcactctccactacatcCTAATGCACACAGTGTaagaacgtagtacgtggagacatggactatgacctgacattgagctcatcaggtcacagtgga
This portion of the Bufo gargarizans isolate SCDJY-AF-19 chromosome 1, ASM1485885v1, whole genome shotgun sequence genome encodes:
- the MMAB gene encoding corrinoid adenosyltransferase, whose amino-acid sequence is MMREGIRKTSRGRKRDHSWDHSQDQSWDCTRLRTKQRRRGSDKIPINVHQLIELVKQNPALWDRTDPGHSDRVVTRRIWESIFQTLVPDWDEFSRKEKAPYEKQIQTRWRSLRDRFMRELAEMRKLPSGSMAPKRKTYTYMENLEFLRKAADQRQSSTNVRESDSESLPYEPELEESATTAAEESDVPLQGPSQPSFTDPPLETFHHQTVWETRRGGKAARKSRREVADFADNVLMMLSNMHEQQVSYSEEQKDQMWQIEQRQQWDNEDGDLLFLKSLLPSLREMSPRWKAECKAALMTVMARFTTSTSTSTSSFYNRSVVTPSPAHTSTFSSPPENKTEKIPKIYTKTGDKGFSSTYTGERRPKDNIVFEALGTTDELTSAIGLAREFCLDANLQCVAELEKIQCMLQDIGSNIATPLSSARESHKVNTSFNEDPIQELEQWIDKYTVQLPPLTSFILPSGGKASASLHVARAVCRRAERVTFKLLQTGEVDSNVGKYLNRLSDYLFTLARYAAKTEGRSETVYTRMHP